A stretch of Gemmatimonadaceae bacterium DNA encodes these proteins:
- a CDS encoding tetratricopeptide repeat protein, with the protein MSPPHRREATPPHAAPPSTASVTPGWLVTWRVPLVFLAVAVITFFVFWPSLSNGFVSWDDDENFLTNPHYRGLGVDNLRWMWTTFHLGTWIPLSWMTLGLDYVLWGMNPVGYHAVNMLLNAVDAGILYLLALRLLPKPLDSARAAMARTSPWALHLSAAFVALVFSIHPLRVESVTWITERRDVLAGFFYLSTVLCFVRFAEGNAQATRWYVASVAAHALALLSKGTAVTIPGVLLLLWVYPFRQIGGAAGWGRAALWRTTRILAPFVLLSVAFTVVVFVALQNLEQLPIGGKIAVSAASWCFYVGKMLWPTGLSPLYAMPDVVNPLAARYLVNYAVILAVVVVAWVVRRKVPGAVMALIICSAILFPLLGVHQGGPQIVADRNSFNAAPAMAMLAGGTLLLALRRSPGVAIAMAAAMVTVLSTLTWRQTHVWHDSETLWARVLEIEPDSPYGHNDYGNVLFQQGRVAEALGHFERAVQLRPQFAHAWADLGVALAASQRDTEAIEAYRRALAIEPSQHEAESNWGVALMRGGDASGAIAHFARALALNPNNADAHVNWGNALVRLGRAAEATSHYATAVTVRPDHADAQLNWGVALALQGQLPEAIVHFRRALELNPSLEQARDYLAQAEAVVRSGAPPVSR; encoded by the coding sequence ATGTCCCCTCCGCATCGCCGAGAGGCAACCCCACCCCACGCGGCACCACCCTCCACCGCCTCGGTTACCCCGGGCTGGCTGGTGACGTGGCGCGTGCCGTTGGTTTTTCTGGCGGTGGCGGTGATCACTTTTTTTGTGTTCTGGCCGTCGCTGTCCAACGGTTTCGTGAGCTGGGATGACGACGAGAACTTCCTGACCAATCCGCACTATCGCGGCCTGGGGGTGGATAACCTCCGCTGGATGTGGACCACGTTTCACCTGGGCACGTGGATTCCGCTCTCCTGGATGACGCTGGGGCTGGACTATGTGCTCTGGGGGATGAATCCGGTCGGCTACCACGCCGTCAACATGCTGCTCAATGCGGTCGACGCCGGCATATTGTACCTGCTCGCGCTGCGACTGCTGCCGAAACCCTTGGACTCCGCACGAGCGGCCATGGCGCGGACCTCGCCGTGGGCGTTGCATCTGTCTGCCGCCTTTGTCGCCTTGGTGTTCTCGATTCACCCGTTGCGCGTGGAATCGGTCACGTGGATCACCGAGCGGCGCGACGTGCTGGCGGGATTCTTCTATCTGTCCACGGTGTTGTGCTTTGTCCGGTTTGCCGAGGGCAACGCGCAGGCCACGCGCTGGTACGTCGCCTCGGTGGCCGCGCACGCGCTGGCGCTCCTGTCCAAGGGCACCGCGGTCACCATTCCTGGCGTGCTGCTGCTGCTGTGGGTGTATCCGTTCCGGCAGATTGGCGGCGCGGCGGGCTGGGGTCGCGCCGCCCTCTGGCGTACCACGCGGATACTGGCGCCGTTCGTGCTGCTGTCCGTGGCGTTCACCGTTGTCGTATTCGTGGCGTTGCAGAATCTCGAGCAACTGCCAATTGGCGGGAAGATTGCCGTGTCGGCGGCCAGTTGGTGCTTCTATGTGGGCAAGATGTTGTGGCCCACCGGACTGTCGCCCCTGTATGCGATGCCCGACGTGGTGAATCCGCTTGCTGCGCGCTATCTGGTCAACTACGCCGTGATTCTTGCGGTGGTGGTGGTGGCGTGGGTCGTGCGACGCAAGGTGCCCGGCGCCGTCATGGCACTGATCATCTGCTCGGCCATCCTGTTTCCGCTCCTCGGCGTGCATCAGGGCGGTCCGCAGATCGTTGCGGATCGCAACAGCTTCAACGCGGCACCGGCGATGGCGATGCTGGCGGGAGGCACACTCCTGCTGGCGCTTCGTCGCTCACCGGGTGTCGCCATCGCCATGGCCGCGGCGATGGTGACTGTGTTGAGCACGCTGACCTGGCGACAGACCCACGTGTGGCACGACTCGGAGACCCTGTGGGCACGTGTGCTGGAGATCGAGCCCGACTCGCCGTATGGCCACAATGACTACGGCAACGTGCTGTTCCAACAGGGGCGCGTGGCCGAGGCTCTCGGGCATTTTGAGCGCGCCGTGCAGCTTCGCCCGCAATTTGCGCATGCGTGGGCCGACCTCGGCGTGGCGCTTGCCGCGAGCCAACGCGACACCGAGGCCATTGAGGCGTACCGACGGGCGCTGGCCATTGAGCCCTCTCAGCACGAAGCGGAGAGCAACTGGGGCGTGGCCCTGATGCGGGGCGGCGACGCCAGTGGTGCCATCGCGCACTTCGCGCGAGCGCTGGCGCTTAACCCGAACAACGCCGACGCGCACGTGAATTGGGGCAATGCCCTGGTACGACTGGGGCGCGCTGCCGAGGCGACAAGCCACTATGCGACGGCGGTAACGGTGCGTCCCGATCATGCTGATGCGCAGTTGAACTGGGGTGTGGCGCTGGCGTTGCAGGGTCAACTGCCGGAGGCCATTGTGCACTTCCGTCGCGCGCTGGAGCTCAACCCGTCGCTGGAGCAGGCGCGCGACTATCTCGCGCAAGCGGAAGCCGTCGTCAGATCCGGGGCGCCGCCGGTGAGTCGCTAA
- a CDS encoding serine/threonine-protein kinase, with protein sequence MMRLTLALADRYRVDRELGAGGMATVYLAHDLKHERDVAIKVLHPDLGAAFGAERFLSEIKTTAKLQHPHILALLDSGASDGLLYYVMPLVTGETLRARMERERQLPIPEAVRIAREVASALDYAHRQGVIHRDIKPENILLHDGQAIVADFGIALAVQSAGGARMTQTGLSLGTPQYMSPEQAMGERTIDARSDVYALGAVLYEMLAGDAPFTGGSVQAIVAKVLSERPTALRTLRDTVPAHVEHAVFTALAKLPADRYASAAEFSTALSNASGATFAATTSAVAIARPLVRDPRTWLTVSAIAASVFFAAMYFARPAASSAVSRQRVQLWQSSLQPALEPGVRAVAMQAAIAPDGSSIVFADTAKGQWVLKRKLRSATDATLMAGTDGANSPFFSPDGKWVAFLTHDFKLRKVPVEGGGAVTLAEDIAPDMRSGAWLADNTIVYFAEGSTLKRLSADGGPAVALRGYKSAGAAASITPLPGSKGVLLSVCPGNCAITSTVYAYSFAADSLLLLVPRAAGAWYSPTGHLLYTAREGGLFAVGFDAETMTLTSGSVSVLEGVDPLRFAVSSSGSVLYTTDEAARTVDELVWVTRDGQATAFDSSWVEHFEYPALSPDGQSLAISVRAKTTDLWLRRADGSRQKLVTPGVVSWRPSWMPDGKSLVFIAAGDITKRRDDVAIYRAPADGSTKATLLQRAEVGLWEAEVSRDGGWMVMRKDVTGSRNILQARRLIGDTTLRTVFDMPSVQFALSIALSPDGRWLAYSSSESEGAVNVYVTSFPDAQAKFVVSRGGGTEPRWSRDGRELFFESGGMLKVVNVPAGPTFTPGNPRTLFSLAGYRRARNRQQYDVSPDGSRFLMIRERWAASAPTAVYVENWLTELTAKMKR encoded by the coding sequence ATGATGCGTCTCACGTTAGCCCTCGCCGACCGCTACCGCGTCGACCGCGAACTCGGCGCCGGCGGCATGGCCACCGTGTACCTCGCGCACGACCTCAAGCACGAGCGCGACGTCGCCATCAAGGTGCTGCATCCCGACCTCGGCGCGGCATTCGGCGCCGAGCGGTTCTTGAGCGAGATCAAGACCACCGCCAAGCTGCAGCATCCGCATATTCTCGCACTGCTGGATAGCGGTGCGTCAGACGGTTTGCTGTACTACGTGATGCCGCTGGTGACCGGCGAAACGCTGCGCGCGCGCATGGAGCGCGAACGGCAGCTGCCTATTCCCGAGGCCGTGCGCATTGCGCGCGAAGTGGCGAGTGCGTTGGACTACGCGCATCGCCAGGGCGTGATTCATCGCGACATCAAGCCGGAGAACATTCTCCTGCACGACGGCCAGGCGATTGTGGCCGACTTCGGCATCGCGCTCGCGGTGCAGTCCGCCGGCGGCGCGCGCATGACGCAGACGGGCCTGAGCCTCGGCACGCCGCAGTACATGAGCCCCGAGCAGGCGATGGGCGAGCGCACCATCGACGCGCGCAGTGATGTGTACGCGTTGGGCGCCGTGTTGTACGAAATGCTGGCCGGCGATGCGCCGTTTACCGGTGGCAGCGTGCAGGCCATTGTCGCGAAAGTGTTGAGTGAGCGGCCTACCGCGCTGCGCACGTTGCGCGATACGGTGCCGGCGCACGTGGAGCACGCGGTGTTCACCGCGCTCGCGAAATTGCCGGCCGATCGCTATGCGAGCGCGGCCGAGTTTTCGACCGCGCTGTCCAACGCGAGTGGCGCGACGTTTGCGGCGACGACGAGTGCGGTCGCGATTGCCCGTCCACTCGTGCGCGATCCCCGCACGTGGCTTACGGTGTCGGCCATTGCGGCCAGTGTGTTTTTCGCCGCGATGTATTTCGCGCGTCCCGCCGCCTCGAGCGCCGTGAGTCGTCAACGTGTGCAGCTCTGGCAGAGTAGCTTGCAGCCCGCGTTGGAGCCCGGCGTACGAGCGGTGGCGATGCAAGCCGCCATCGCACCGGATGGATCGAGCATCGTGTTTGCCGATACGGCGAAAGGGCAGTGGGTGCTCAAACGCAAGTTGCGCAGTGCGACTGATGCGACGCTCATGGCCGGAACGGACGGTGCGAACTCGCCGTTCTTTTCGCCGGACGGAAAGTGGGTCGCGTTTCTGACCCATGATTTCAAGCTTCGGAAAGTCCCGGTAGAGGGTGGTGGCGCCGTGACACTGGCCGAGGACATCGCGCCCGACATGCGCTCCGGCGCCTGGCTTGCCGACAACACCATCGTGTATTTCGCGGAAGGGTCGACACTGAAACGATTGTCGGCCGATGGCGGACCGGCCGTGGCGTTGCGTGGCTACAAGTCTGCTGGAGCTGCCGCGTCAATCACGCCGTTGCCCGGGAGTAAGGGCGTGCTCCTCTCTGTGTGTCCGGGAAACTGCGCCATTACCTCGACGGTGTACGCCTATTCGTTCGCCGCGGACAGTCTGCTGCTGCTGGTGCCACGCGCGGCGGGTGCGTGGTATTCACCGACGGGTCACCTGCTGTACACGGCGCGCGAGGGCGGATTGTTTGCCGTCGGGTTTGACGCCGAAACGATGACGCTCACGTCGGGGTCGGTGTCGGTCCTGGAAGGCGTGGACCCGCTGCGTTTCGCGGTCTCGTCGTCGGGGAGTGTGTTGTACACGACCGACGAAGCGGCACGCACCGTCGATGAGTTGGTGTGGGTCACGCGAGACGGTCAGGCCACGGCATTCGATTCCTCGTGGGTGGAGCATTTCGAATATCCGGCACTCTCGCCGGACGGGCAGTCGCTCGCGATCAGCGTTCGCGCAAAAACCACGGACCTGTGGCTGCGACGGGCCGATGGCAGCCGTCAGAAACTGGTCACGCCGGGTGTCGTCAGTTGGCGCCCGTCATGGATGCCCGACGGGAAATCGCTGGTGTTCATTGCCGCTGGCGATATCACCAAGCGTCGGGATGATGTCGCCATATATCGCGCGCCGGCGGACGGCAGCACGAAGGCAACCCTGTTGCAGCGCGCCGAGGTCGGGCTCTGGGAAGCCGAAGTCTCGCGTGATGGCGGGTGGATGGTGATGCGGAAGGATGTCACCGGCTCGCGCAACATTCTGCAGGCCAGACGCCTTATCGGCGATACTACACTGCGCACCGTGTTTGACATGCCCTCGGTGCAGTTTGCGCTCAGTATTGCGTTGTCGCCCGACGGTCGCTGGCTGGCCTACTCGTCAAGCGAAAGCGAGGGCGCCGTGAACGTCTACGTCACGTCGTTTCCGGACGCGCAGGCCAAGTTTGTCGTGTCTCGCGGTGGCGGCACCGAGCCGCGCTGGTCGCGCGACGGTCGCGAACTGTTTTTCGAAAGCGGTGGCATGCTGAAGGTGGTCAACGTCCCGGCGGGGCCAACGTTCACGCCGGGCAATCCGCGCACGCTGTTCTCGTTGGCCGGCTATCGCCGCGCGCGCAATCGACAGCAGTACGATGTATCGCCCGATGGGTCGCGCTTTCTGATGATTCGCGAGCGTTGGGCGGCGAGCGCGCCGACGGCGGTGTACGTGGAGAACTGGCTCACGGAGCTCACGGCGAAGATGAAGCGGTAG
- a CDS encoding serine/threonine protein kinase, producing the protein MTTSERLSAALSDRYRVERELGRGGMATVYLAHDLKHERDVAIKVLHPDLGAALGAERFLSEIKTTAKLQHPHILALLDSGAADGLLYYVMPFIAGETLRARLDRERQLPIDDALSIAREVADALGAAHALGIVHRDVKPENILLQNGHAIVADFGIALAVQAAGGARMTQTGLSLGTPQYMSPEQAMGERHIDARADIYALGAVTYEMLTGDAPFTGSSVQAIVARVLTEKPQSISTVRDTVPFGAEQAVLRALSKLPADRFASTTEFVAALTANTTAADRHAVDTPFAQAPTDRSRRLRVIAAALAVTTVASLVVAAWALTRGTRRGLGCDLRCGASGQRADGARGGDDRHRIRFGESPTVGRASRRLRRVRRAARRLHHAVAPQSRRCVGSADHRHVGWPQSAHFAGRSAPRVRDQDAHHDPAHRWRRASATDGERTAGDVGMDIRYASLRSRGRWLPADLARSGTGRDRGSKDFGYALRMGSVACRRT; encoded by the coding sequence ATGACCACTAGCGAGCGCCTGTCGGCCGCCCTGTCCGACCGCTACCGCGTCGAGCGTGAGCTCGGCCGCGGCGGCATGGCCACCGTGTACCTCGCGCACGATCTCAAGCACGAGCGCGACGTCGCCATCAAGGTGCTGCACCCCGACCTTGGCGCCGCACTCGGTGCCGAGCGGTTCTTGAGCGAGATCAAGACCACCGCCAAGCTGCAGCATCCGCATATCCTGGCGCTGCTCGACTCCGGTGCGGCGGACGGATTGTTGTACTACGTGATGCCGTTCATTGCCGGCGAAACGCTGCGCGCGCGCCTCGACCGTGAGCGGCAATTGCCGATCGACGACGCGCTAAGCATCGCGCGCGAAGTGGCTGACGCCCTCGGCGCGGCGCACGCGCTCGGCATTGTGCACCGCGATGTGAAGCCCGAGAACATCCTGCTCCAGAACGGACACGCCATCGTCGCCGACTTCGGCATTGCACTCGCGGTGCAAGCCGCTGGCGGCGCGCGCATGACGCAAACCGGCTTGAGCCTCGGTACGCCGCAGTACATGAGCCCCGAACAGGCGATGGGCGAACGCCACATCGATGCGCGCGCGGACATCTACGCGCTCGGCGCCGTGACGTACGAAATGCTCACCGGCGATGCGCCCTTCACCGGATCAAGCGTGCAAGCCATCGTGGCGCGCGTGCTCACCGAGAAGCCGCAGTCGATCAGCACGGTGCGCGATACCGTGCCGTTTGGTGCGGAGCAGGCGGTGCTCCGCGCGTTGAGCAAGCTGCCGGCTGATCGCTTTGCCAGTACGACGGAGTTCGTCGCGGCGCTCACCGCGAACACGACCGCGGCGGACCGCCACGCGGTGGACACGCCGTTCGCACAGGCTCCAACCGACCGCAGCCGGAGGCTACGGGTGATCGCCGCCGCACTGGCCGTCACCACGGTCGCATCGCTGGTGGTGGCCGCATGGGCGCTCACGCGAGGCACCCGCCGTGGCCTCGGCTGCGATCTTCGATGCGGCGCTTCCGGACAGCGCGCCGATGGCGCGCGTGGCGGGGACGATCGCCACCGGATTCGGTTCGGCGAGTCGCCAACTGTCGGTCGCGCCTCGCGGCGACTTCGTCGTGTACGCCGTGCAGCGCGGCGACTCCACCATGCTGTGGCGCCGCAGTCTCGTCGATGCGTCGGCAGCGCCGATCACCGGCACGTCGGGTGGCCGCAGTCCGCGCATTTCGCCGGACGGTCAGCGCCTCGCGTTCGCGACCAGGACGCACATCATGATCCTGCCCATCGGTGGCGGCGAGCCTCGGCAACTGATGGAGAGCGCACCGCCGGCGACGTTGGAATGGATATCCGATACGCGTCTCTTCGCTCTCGCGGGCGATGGCTACCGGCTGACCTGGCTCGATCCGGAACTGGGCGTGACCGAGGATCGAAAGATTTCGGGTACGCGCTGCGTATGGGGTCAGTGGCTTGCCGCCGAACGTAA
- a CDS encoding type II toxin-antitoxin system VapC family toxin translates to MHRVLRLDVTPKQPSRRRVGEGARTTRSTVREPEPEYTGRPAVWRAAASPDRDTPILLDTHVWLWTLDATAGALPKATRTLIDRAAAARRLFVSDFSYWEIAMLVSKGRLQLGTDVGLWLDRAALAPGITTVPVSRDVLVHSTRLPGGPHGDPADRILLAQAQALGASLITCDRGIIAYAARTAGIPVCDAR, encoded by the coding sequence TTGCATCGCGTCCTTCGACTTGACGTGACGCCAAAGCAACCGTCACGCCGGCGAGTCGGCGAGGGCGCAAGAACGACGCGGTCGACGGTTCGCGAGCCCGAGCCGGAATACACCGGACGTCCTGCGGTCTGGCGCGCCGCTGCGTCGCCCGACCGCGACACGCCGATCTTGCTCGACACGCATGTGTGGCTGTGGACGCTCGATGCCACGGCGGGCGCGCTGCCCAAGGCGACGCGCACCCTCATCGATCGCGCCGCCGCCGCGCGCCGCCTCTTCGTGAGCGACTTCTCGTACTGGGAAATCGCCATGCTCGTGAGCAAAGGGCGGTTGCAGCTGGGGACCGATGTTGGCCTCTGGCTGGATCGCGCCGCCCTGGCACCCGGCATCACCACCGTCCCGGTGAGCCGCGATGTGCTGGTGCACAGTACGCGCTTGCCTGGCGGGCCGCACGGTGATCCCGCCGATCGGATTTTGCTTGCCCAGGCGCAAGCGTTGGGCGCGTCGCTGATAACCTGCGATCGAGGCATTATTGCGTACGCGGCCCGTACCGCAGGCATTCCGGTGTGCGATGCACGCTGA
- a CDS encoding type II toxin-antitoxin system Phd/YefM family antitoxin, with amino-acid sequence MPRQPVRSRSAPAAATISASEFKATCLELMDQIARTDADVIVTKRGRPVVRVSAVQAQIESPWGFIRGSVVAHGDIISPDDALWSASTTEPLASRPST; translated from the coding sequence ATGCCCCGTCAGCCGGTGCGGTCCAGGTCTGCGCCAGCCGCAGCAACCATCTCAGCGAGTGAATTCAAGGCCACCTGCCTCGAACTCATGGATCAGATCGCCCGCACCGACGCTGACGTGATCGTCACGAAGCGCGGGCGGCCGGTGGTTCGGGTGTCGGCGGTTCAGGCACAGATCGAATCCCCTTGGGGGTTTATCCGTGGCAGCGTCGTGGCTCACGGTGATATCATCTCGCCCGACGATGCGCTCTGGTCCGCGTCGACCACTGAGCCTCTTGCATCGCGTCCTTCGACTTGA
- a CDS encoding protein kinase, which yields MSTILARLSAALSDRYRVDRELGAGGMATVYLARDLKHDRDVAIKLLKPELTQSLTGERFLREIAITARLNHPHILALLDMLSGRYDSVFPYESSQVPFLRLLGSPPGTKKQGLFEGGHFLPRPMWVSESTRWLDQQFGLVNRQ from the coding sequence GTGAGCACCATCCTCGCGCGCCTTTCTGCGGCGCTGTCTGACCGCTACCGCGTCGACCGCGAGCTCGGCGCCGGCGGCATGGCCACTGTGTACCTCGCGCGCGATCTCAAGCACGACCGCGATGTGGCGATCAAGCTGCTCAAGCCGGAGCTCACCCAGTCCCTCACCGGCGAACGCTTCCTGCGCGAGATCGCCATCACGGCGCGACTCAATCATCCGCACATTCTCGCGCTGTTGGACATGCTCAGTGGCCGCTACGACAGCGTCTTTCCGTACGAGTCGTCGCAAGTCCCCTTTCTCCGGCTGCTCGGCTCACCGCCGGGTACCAAAAAGCAGGGGCTGTTTGAAGGCGGACATTTCCTGCCGCGGCCGATGTGGGTGTCGGAGTCCACGCGCTGGCTGGATCAACAGTTTGGGCTGGTGAATCGACAGTGA